A stretch of Rhodoferax potami DNA encodes these proteins:
- a CDS encoding TRAP transporter large permease has product MSNEALAFVVFSVGMLTLMGIGMNMGLALVLTGAGMAWVLDFWDTQLLAQNLVAGVDSFPLLAVPFFILAGELMNSGGISRRIITMAQAWVGHIRGGLGFVAIGAAVLMASMSGSALADTAALATILMPMMRQQGYPMHTSAGLIASGGIIAPIIPPSMPFVIYGVTTNTSISSLFLSGIVPGLIMGAGLIVAWKLVLRNLDLPEGQPLPLRERLQATLKAFWALLMPIIIIGGMKTGVFTPTEAAVVAAFYALVVALFVHREMQVSAVYGVLVRAAKTTAIVMFLCAGAQVASYMITLADLPSVLTGWLGPLVESPRLLMLVMMLVLVLVGTALDLTPTILIFAPVMLPIAVKAGIDPVYFGLMFVLNGAIGLITPPVGTVLNVVAGVGRLPLHRVIQGVNPFLITYVLILLLFVLFPQIVTAPVAWMR; this is encoded by the coding sequence ATGAGCAACGAAGCATTGGCGTTTGTGGTGTTCTCGGTCGGTATGCTGACCCTGATGGGCATTGGCATGAACATGGGCTTGGCACTGGTCCTGACCGGCGCCGGCATGGCCTGGGTGCTGGACTTCTGGGACACCCAGTTGCTCGCCCAGAACCTGGTGGCAGGGGTGGACAGCTTTCCGCTGCTGGCGGTGCCGTTTTTCATTCTGGCCGGTGAGCTGATGAACAGCGGGGGCATCAGCCGCCGCATCATCACCATGGCGCAAGCATGGGTGGGGCACATTCGCGGTGGGCTGGGCTTTGTGGCCATCGGTGCTGCGGTGCTCATGGCGAGCATGAGCGGGTCGGCGTTGGCAGACACCGCCGCTTTGGCCACTATTTTGATGCCCATGATGCGCCAGCAGGGCTACCCGATGCACACCTCGGCCGGCTTGATCGCCTCGGGCGGCATCATCGCGCCCATCATTCCGCCGAGCATGCCGTTTGTGATTTACGGCGTGACGACCAACACCTCGATATCGTCCTTGTTCCTTTCGGGCATCGTTCCGGGGCTGATCATGGGGGCCGGATTGATCGTCGCCTGGAAGCTGGTGCTGCGCAATCTGGACCTGCCCGAGGGGCAGCCGCTGCCCCTGCGTGAGCGCTTGCAGGCCACCCTCAAGGCGTTCTGGGCGCTGTTGATGCCGATCATCATCATCGGAGGCATGAAAACCGGCGTTTTCACGCCCACCGAAGCGGCTGTGGTGGCCGCGTTTTACGCCCTGGTGGTAGCGCTGTTTGTTCACCGCGAAATGCAGGTGTCAGCGGTGTACGGCGTGTTGGTGCGTGCTGCCAAAACCACCGCCATCGTCATGTTCTTGTGCGCCGGTGCCCAAGTGGCCAGCTACATGATCACGCTGGCCGATTTGCCCAGCGTGCTGACCGGATGGCTGGGGCCGCTGGTGGAGAGCCCGCGCTTGCTGATGCTGGTCATGATGCTGGTCCTGGTGCTGGTGGGCACTGCCCTGGACCTGACACCGACCATCCTGATTTTTGCGCCGGTGATGCTGCCGATTGCGGTGAAAGCCGGCATTGACCCGGTCTATTTCGGCCTGATGTTTGTGCTCAATGGCGCCATCGGCCTGATCACGCCGCCGGTGGGCACGGTGCTCAATGTGGTGGCCGGCGTCGGGCGCTTGCCGCTGCACCGGGTGATCCAAGGGGTGAATCCCTTTTTGATCACCTATGTGCTGATTCTGCTGCTCTTCGTGCTGTTCCCGCAGATCGTGACCGCACCGGTCGCGTGGATGCGCTGA
- a CDS encoding ABC transporter ATP-binding protein: MLELQSIVKEWQPPQGVARPLLRGVSVSVAAGETVALLGSSGSGKSTLLRIAAGLEAADVGSVRMDGQDITALPPERRGFALMFQDFALFPHLNVQDNVAFGLVEQRVPRKAARDQAVAMLARFGLSAYTHSKVWQLSGGEQQRVALARALITRPRALLLDEPFSALDADLRLQLRAEFKAHIAEHRMATLWVTHDEAEARAMAVRGYRLQDGVFCPIW, translated from the coding sequence GTGCTTGAGTTGCAATCGATCGTGAAGGAGTGGCAGCCCCCTCAAGGAGTGGCCCGGCCTTTGCTGCGCGGGGTTTCTGTCAGCGTGGCTGCGGGCGAGACGGTCGCCTTGCTCGGCTCCAGCGGCAGTGGCAAGAGCACCCTGCTGCGGATTGCGGCGGGCCTGGAGGCGGCGGATGTCGGCAGCGTCCGCATGGACGGCCAAGACATCACCGCGCTGCCACCGGAGCGCCGGGGCTTTGCCCTGATGTTCCAGGACTTTGCGCTGTTCCCCCACCTGAATGTGCAAGACAACGTGGCCTTCGGCCTGGTGGAGCAGCGGGTGCCCCGCAAAGCGGCCCGGGACCAGGCGGTGGCGATGTTGGCTAGGTTCGGTTTGTCGGCATACACCCATTCCAAGGTCTGGCAACTCTCGGGCGGGGAGCAGCAGCGGGTGGCGCTGGCCCGGGCCTTGATCACGCGGCCGCGTGCCTTGTTGCTCGATGAGCCTTTTTCCGCTTTGGACGCCGACCTGCGCCTGCAATTGCGCGCCGAATTCAAGGCCCATATTGCCGAGCACCGCATGGCCACGCTTTGGGTGACCCACGATGAAGCCGAGGCCCGTGCGATGGCGGTGCGGGGTTACCGGCTGCAAGATGGTGTTTTTTGCCCGATTTGGTGA
- a CDS encoding TRAP transporter substrate-binding protein yields MKTSTTLIRRAVLALAGAAVFSAALPALAQDIKPRLIRFGYGLNEQSNQGRAAKVFAEAVEKASGGKMKVRAIGAAALGPDTQMQQSLIGGAQEMMVGSTATLVGITKEMALWDAPFLISNTKEADAMLDGPVGDKIRNKLQDKGLVGLVYWENGFRNLTNSKRAINKVEDLEGIKLRVMQNNVYLNSFKTLGANAVPMAFSELFSALETNTVDGQENPFNTILSSKFYEVQKYVTVTNHVYAPWIVLVSKKWWDQLSKDEQKILSDAAKLSRDFERKDTREEAAKAVADLKAKGMQINELPPAEAARMRDKLTRVYATIGADIGMDLWNEAQAELAKIRGKK; encoded by the coding sequence ATGAAAACATCCACAACCCTCATCCGTCGTGCCGTTCTGGCACTGGCTGGCGCCGCCGTGTTCAGCGCAGCGCTGCCTGCGCTTGCGCAAGACATCAAGCCCCGCCTGATCCGCTTCGGCTACGGGCTCAACGAGCAAAGCAACCAGGGCCGCGCTGCCAAGGTGTTTGCCGAGGCGGTCGAAAAAGCCTCGGGCGGCAAAATGAAAGTGCGCGCCATCGGTGCCGCAGCACTCGGCCCCGATACCCAAATGCAGCAGTCGTTGATCGGCGGCGCGCAGGAAATGATGGTCGGCTCCACCGCCACCCTGGTCGGCATCACCAAAGAAATGGCACTGTGGGATGCGCCCTTTTTGATCAGCAACACCAAAGAGGCTGACGCCATGTTGGATGGCCCTGTGGGCGACAAAATCCGCAACAAATTGCAAGACAAAGGCCTGGTCGGGCTGGTGTATTGGGAAAACGGTTTCCGCAACCTGACCAATAGCAAGCGCGCGATCAACAAAGTCGAAGACTTGGAGGGCATCAAGCTGCGCGTGATGCAAAACAATGTGTACCTGAATAGCTTCAAGACCCTGGGCGCGAACGCCGTTCCCATGGCGTTTTCAGAGTTGTTCAGCGCGCTGGAAACCAACACAGTAGACGGCCAGGAGAACCCCTTCAACACCATTCTGTCGAGCAAGTTTTACGAAGTGCAGAAATATGTCACCGTAACCAACCACGTCTATGCGCCGTGGATTGTGTTGGTGAGCAAAAAATGGTGGGACCAGCTCTCCAAGGACGAGCAAAAAATCCTGAGCGACGCCGCCAAACTGAGCCGAGACTTTGAGCGCAAAGACACCCGCGAAGAAGCCGCCAAGGCAGTCGCCGACCTTAAAGCCAAGGGTATGCAGATCAACGAGTTGCCCCCCGCAGAGGCCGCACGCATGCGCGACAAGCTGACCCGGGTGTACGCCACCATCGGTGCTGATATCGGCATGGACTTGTGGAACGAAGCCCAGGCCGAGCTGGCCAAAATCCGCGGCAAAAAATAA
- a CDS encoding ABC transporter permease codes for MAFETPRLKQPRPWAWHRWALAAVPLLFLAVVLVAPAVRLMLEGGSADLWAPWQDSYLRGRLLWSLAQAAMTCGLVLLIGLPMGWVLARLDFPGRGLLLRGLMMPFVVPTLVAAMGVLALMGPRGLLAQWGGPDLQGTPWLLLFGNLFFNLCVLVRAAVDALSQVSAARVAAARSLGATPWRAFWRVEWPAIAPWLASALCLVFLYCFSGFGLALVLGGQAYATAEVEIYTLVAHELQLGQASVLSVWMLLLTGAVALGYAAVERRLATPARADGVSRRPARGVAQWSAVMVTVSVWMLVCAAPLIAIAHGAMFSGADAWGVLREDDTLLALYNTVQFSLLALVLATVLGVAHALAARRVLWLRTLVFLPFIVSPAMVAFGLLLLYPEASGSFGVLVAAYALLAYPFVAKSVASRLDSLPAHYMEAARSLGASPWRCFWRVTLPLLAPALRRGMAFAAATAVGEFAVSLFLSRPEWATLTTLIYQHLGKPGAVNLGAAQVLACVLMGLALLAFVLIEWPDKEGDARA; via the coding sequence GTGGCGTTTGAGACTCCGCGCCTGAAACAGCCCCGCCCCTGGGCGTGGCACCGTTGGGCGCTGGCTGCGGTGCCGCTGCTGTTTTTGGCGGTCGTGCTGGTAGCACCCGCCGTGCGCCTGATGCTGGAGGGCGGCAGCGCCGACCTGTGGGCCCCGTGGCAAGACTCGTATCTGCGCGGGCGGCTGTTGTGGTCGCTGGCGCAAGCGGCGATGACCTGCGGCCTGGTGTTGCTGATTGGCCTGCCCATGGGTTGGGTACTGGCGCGACTGGATTTCCCCGGGCGCGGCTTGTTGTTGCGCGGGTTGATGATGCCCTTTGTGGTTCCTACCCTGGTTGCGGCCATGGGTGTGTTGGCCTTGATGGGGCCGCGTGGTTTGCTGGCGCAGTGGGGCGGGCCGGACTTGCAGGGAACGCCGTGGCTGCTGCTATTTGGCAATTTGTTTTTTAACCTCTGTGTGCTGGTGCGCGCTGCGGTGGATGCGCTCTCGCAGGTAAGCGCCGCCCGGGTGGCTGCAGCCCGCAGCTTGGGGGCTACGCCATGGCGCGCCTTCTGGCGCGTGGAGTGGCCGGCGATTGCACCCTGGTTGGCCTCGGCCTTGTGCCTGGTGTTCTTGTATTGCTTTTCAGGTTTCGGACTGGCGCTGGTCTTGGGCGGGCAGGCCTACGCCACGGCGGAGGTCGAGATTTACACCCTGGTGGCCCATGAACTGCAACTGGGGCAGGCCAGTGTGTTGTCGGTCTGGATGTTGTTGCTGACAGGCGCGGTTGCCCTGGGTTACGCCGCGGTAGAGCGCCGTTTGGCTACCCCTGCCCGGGCGGATGGGGTATCGCGCCGGCCCGCCCGGGGCGTTGCGCAGTGGAGTGCGGTCATGGTCACTGTCAGTGTTTGGATGCTTGTTTGTGCTGCACCCCTTATAGCCATTGCGCACGGCGCTATGTTTTCAGGAGCGGATGCATGGGGTGTGCTGCGGGAGGACGACACCTTGCTGGCCCTCTACAACACGGTGCAGTTCTCGCTGTTGGCACTGGTGCTGGCGACTGTGCTGGGTGTTGCCCACGCCTTGGCGGCCCGCCGGGTGCTGTGGCTGCGCACTTTGGTGTTTTTGCCGTTTATTGTGTCACCGGCCATGGTGGCGTTTGGCCTGTTGTTGTTGTACCCCGAGGCCAGCGGCAGTTTCGGCGTGTTGGTGGCGGCCTATGCCTTGCTGGCGTATCCCTTCGTGGCCAAAAGTGTGGCCTCGCGCTTGGATAGCTTGCCCGCCCACTATATGGAGGCCGCCCGCAGCCTGGGCGCCAGCCCGTGGCGCTGTTTCTGGCGGGTCACGCTGCCCTTGTTGGCACCGGCTTTGCGCCGGGGCATGGCCTTTGCGGCTGCCACCGCCGTGGGCGAGTTTGCAGTGAGCTTGTTTTTGTCGCGCCCCGAGTGGGCCACACTCACCACCTTGATTTATCAGCACCTCGGCAAGCCCGGTGCGGTGAACCTGGGTGCTGCGCAGGTGCTCGCCTGTGTGCTCATGGGGCTGGCACTGCTGGCGTTTGTGTTGATTGAATGGCCCGATAAGGAAGGTGACGCGCGTGCTTGA
- a CDS encoding PEP-CTERM sorting domain-containing protein has translation MFTPYLKRVAVVTGLAVAALSAQATVSPANTFNTIYGANFTNLSSSYSTTFLGGTVASFAAKNDGANARFSFKPGQDGFLGVGVSPSHGNGRTPGEIDIGETITGSFSRGVLVKNFSVGLLFNGPEYHDVQEKAIVSVLYADHTTANFSLIATGNTVALWNGSSTQVTNLSPATLNKGGAWSVANPFGNKLVSQVTFGAALGARGDGKGTNQSDYTLLSITAAVPEPETYAMLLAGLLAIGAAARRKKSS, from the coding sequence ATGTTCACTCCCTACCTGAAGCGTGTCGCGGTAGTTACCGGTCTTGCCGTGGCTGCTTTGTCAGCGCAAGCAACCGTGTCGCCAGCGAATACGTTCAACACCATTTACGGCGCCAATTTCACCAATTTGAGCAGCAGCTACAGCACCACTTTCTTGGGTGGCACAGTGGCCAGCTTTGCGGCTAAAAACGACGGCGCAAACGCGCGTTTCAGCTTCAAACCGGGACAAGACGGCTTCTTGGGCGTCGGGGTGTCTCCGAGCCACGGAAACGGCCGTACCCCTGGCGAAATCGATATTGGTGAAACCATTACCGGTTCTTTCTCCCGCGGTGTGCTGGTCAAAAACTTCAGTGTTGGCCTGTTGTTTAACGGCCCCGAATATCACGATGTGCAAGAGAAAGCCATTGTCTCGGTCTTGTATGCCGATCACACCACCGCCAATTTCAGCTTGATTGCCACCGGCAACACCGTGGCACTGTGGAATGGCTCCAGCACGCAAGTGACCAATTTGAGCCCGGCTACTCTGAATAAAGGTGGCGCTTGGTCGGTGGCCAATCCGTTTGGCAACAAGCTGGTAAGTCAGGTGACATTCGGCGCAGCACTGGGTGCCCGCGGCGACGGCAAGGGTACTAACCAGTCGGACTACACTCTCTTGAGCATCACCGCTGCGGTTCCCGAGCCGGAAACCTATGCGATGTTGCTGGCCGGTTTGCTCGCGATTGGCGCAGCAGCGCGTCGCAAGAAATCCTCCTGA
- a CDS encoding thiamine ABC transporter substrate-binding protein, with product MPHGIFSFLKTTLGAALLTAGLTAANAADLRVLTHSSFTVPKPLLAQFEKDNGVKLRITKGGDAGEMLNKLILTKANPIADVVYGIDNAFAPKALAAGVLDTSTAAAAGRKPAAELPAPLVPVDYGYVTLNYDKAWFAKNGVAVPKTLDDLTQPAYAKLLVVQNPATSSPGYAFLLSTIGAMGEDKAFDFWAKLRANGLKVAKGWTEAYYTEFSQNGGKHPIVVSYATSPAAEVFYSKTKLSEPPTASLSLPGAVFRQVEGVALVKGGKQRAAAEKFVEFMRSPAVQTAMQTDMWMYPAEAGVAKADAFRFAPEPTAFNAPSDADIAAKGSDWVARWTKVVLK from the coding sequence ATGCCACACGGGATTTTTTCGTTTCTGAAGACTACTTTGGGCGCCGCATTGCTGACGGCGGGCCTCACTGCCGCCAACGCCGCTGACCTGCGGGTTCTGACCCACAGCTCCTTCACCGTGCCCAAGCCTTTGCTGGCCCAGTTTGAAAAAGACAACGGCGTCAAGCTGCGCATCACCAAAGGCGGCGACGCCGGTGAAATGCTCAACAAGCTGATCCTGACCAAGGCCAACCCGATTGCTGATGTGGTCTACGGCATTGACAATGCGTTTGCCCCCAAGGCCCTGGCTGCCGGCGTGCTGGACACCAGCACAGCTGCCGCCGCCGGGCGCAAACCCGCCGCCGAGTTGCCGGCCCCGCTGGTGCCTGTGGACTACGGTTACGTGACCCTGAACTACGACAAAGCCTGGTTCGCCAAAAACGGCGTGGCCGTGCCCAAAACGTTGGATGACCTGACCCAACCCGCCTACGCCAAATTGTTGGTGGTGCAAAACCCGGCCACCAGCAGCCCCGGCTATGCATTTTTGCTCTCCACCATCGGCGCCATGGGCGAGGACAAAGCGTTTGATTTCTGGGCCAAGTTGCGCGCTAACGGCCTGAAAGTGGCCAAGGGCTGGACCGAGGCTTACTACACCGAGTTCAGCCAGAATGGTGGCAAACACCCCATCGTGGTGAGCTACGCCACCAGCCCGGCGGCTGAAGTGTTCTACAGCAAGACCAAGTTGAGCGAGCCGCCGACAGCCTCCCTGAGCTTGCCGGGCGCTGTGTTCCGCCAAGTGGAGGGTGTTGCCTTGGTCAAGGGCGGCAAACAGCGCGCTGCGGCCGAAAAGTTTGTCGAGTTCATGCGGTCCCCCGCCGTACAGACCGCGATGCAGACCGACATGTGGATGTACCCCGCCGAAGCCGGTGTCGCCAAGGCCGACGCCTTCCGCTTCGCGCCTGAGCCCACCGCGTTCAACGCACCATCTGACGCTGATATTGCCGCCAAGGGCAGCGACTGGGTCGCCCGCTGGACCAAGGTGGTGTTGAAGTAA
- the miaA gene encoding tRNA (adenosine(37)-N6)-dimethylallyltransferase MiaA, whose protein sequence is MSNPLPFYLCLAGPTAAGKTAAALAIAAEHPAEIISVDSALVYQGMDIGTAKPEAHELAAVPHHLINIRDPLHTYSAAEFVKDAKTLITDISARGKLPLLVGGTMLYFKALFDGLDDMPAASPEIRAALEAEAAALGWPAMHAQLAAVDPITAARLAPADSQRIQRALEVYRVSGHPLSYFHAQQDAIKKEAARADNTGTNTLFSLEPTDRTWLHGRIAQRFDLMLQGGFLDEVKTLMARGDLHPDLPSMRCVGYRQAWEALTGVSPMAELRDKGIFATRQLAKRQMTWLRSMPRRHVIACDQAGAQDALLHAVRTTLQQRAAL, encoded by the coding sequence ATGAGCAACCCTTTGCCCTTCTACCTGTGCCTAGCCGGCCCCACCGCGGCCGGCAAAACAGCTGCCGCGCTGGCGATTGCTGCAGAGCATCCGGCCGAGATCATCAGCGTGGATTCGGCCTTGGTCTATCAGGGAATGGACATCGGCACCGCCAAACCCGAGGCCCATGAGCTGGCCGCGGTGCCGCACCACCTGATCAACATCCGCGACCCGTTGCACACCTACAGCGCGGCCGAGTTCGTGAAAGACGCCAAGACGCTGATCACCGACATCAGCGCCCGCGGCAAGCTGCCGCTGCTGGTGGGCGGCACCATGCTGTACTTCAAGGCCTTGTTTGACGGGCTCGATGACATGCCTGCTGCCAGCCCCGAGATCCGTGCCGCGCTAGAGGCCGAAGCCGCTGCCTTGGGCTGGCCGGCCATGCACGCCCAACTGGCCGCCGTGGACCCGATAACCGCTGCCCGGCTCGCACCGGCCGACAGCCAGCGCATCCAGCGTGCGCTGGAGGTCTACCGGGTATCGGGGCACCCCTTGTCGTACTTTCACGCCCAGCAAGACGCTATCAAAAAAGAAGCAGCTCGCGCAGACAATACGGGCACTAACACCCTTTTTTCCTTAGAACCCACCGACCGCACCTGGTTGCATGGCCGCATTGCCCAGCGGTTTGACCTGATGCTGCAAGGCGGCTTTCTGGACGAGGTCAAAACCCTCATGGCGCGCGGCGACCTGCACCCCGACCTGCCCAGCATGCGCTGTGTAGGCTACCGCCAGGCTTGGGAGGCACTGACCGGCGTCTCCCCCATGGCGGAGCTGCGTGACAAAGGCATATTCGCCACCCGCCAACTCGCCAAGCGGCAAATGACGTGGCTGCGCTCCATGCCGCGCCGCCACGTCATCGCCTGCGACCAAGCCGGCGCCCAAGACGCCTTGCTGCACGCCGTGCGCACCACCCTTCAACAGCGGGCCGCTCTATGA
- a CDS encoding ABC transporter ATP-binding protein gives MTLQLRDVGKHYGSTPVFAHVNLDVAPGEFVAIVGESGVGKSTLLNCMAGLDSWDQGTVHLAGQDLGRLNDDQRALLRRDKVGFVFQAFHVLPHLDVTQNVALPLMLLGRQEPERVQALLDAVGLGELGARLPQQLSGGQLQRVAIARALVHQPALILADEPTGNLDPVTAAKVMQALVTQCRQHGSALVLVTHSLAATEHADRVLHLHHDGIRHPHG, from the coding sequence ATGACTTTGCAACTGCGTGATGTCGGCAAACACTACGGCAGCACCCCGGTGTTTGCCCATGTGAACCTGGATGTCGCACCCGGCGAGTTTGTGGCCATTGTGGGCGAGTCCGGGGTTGGCAAATCCACCCTGCTGAACTGCATGGCCGGGCTCGACAGCTGGGACCAAGGCACCGTGCACCTGGCCGGGCAAGACCTGGGGCGCCTGAATGACGACCAACGGGCCCTGCTCCGGCGGGACAAGGTGGGCTTTGTGTTCCAGGCCTTCCACGTGCTGCCGCATCTGGATGTCACGCAAAACGTGGCTTTGCCGCTGATGCTGCTCGGTCGCCAGGAGCCCGAACGGGTGCAGGCCTTGCTTGACGCGGTCGGGCTGGGCGAGCTGGGTGCGCGTTTGCCCCAACAGCTCAGCGGCGGGCAGTTGCAACGGGTGGCCATCGCTCGCGCGCTGGTGCACCAGCCCGCATTAATTCTGGCCGATGAGCCCACCGGCAACCTGGATCCCGTTACCGCTGCCAAAGTCATGCAGGCCCTGGTCACCCAGTGCCGCCAACACGGCAGCGCTTTGGTGCTGGTCACGCACTCATTGGCGGCCACCGAACATGCAGACCGGGTTTTGCACCTGCACCACGACGGGATTCGCCACCCCCACGGCTGA
- a CDS encoding ABC transporter permease — protein MQLTHRTPLWPLLRTFSWQELRHHPWRNAAAVMSVMLGVALAFSVHLINASALDEFSQAVRSVGGQPDLELRPANPQQGVPLDLWGRLQQDPDIALASPVLELSTYALPADAGGKRVLLRVVGIDTLQVAAVAPDLLPRPLTPLPSDDTTNADGAAPDRLAFFAPDTVFLNPMARQQLQGNTLRLQVGLQLRTVRVAGSVAAGGGPLAVMDIAAVQDLFGVGERISRLDLRLRAGANRQAVQQRLQSAADWPQGLSLREPGDAVSRISNLSRAYRVNLTVLALVALFTGGFLVYSVLALSVSRRSQQFALLAVLGLTGAQRLRLVVLEAAAMGILGSALGLALGTGLAALALRLLGGDLGGGYFSGAAPALQWSPVAAVIFGALCTAAALLGAWGPARLAQQLPPAQTLKGLGHAHTRSHATRWGLALMGAGGVLALLPPVWDMPLAAYLSVAALLLGGILSLPAAVGLVLDRIAPLFARHLLPLLAVERARRVRESAAVAVSGVVAALSLAVALTVMVASFRGSVTDWLDQVLPADLYVRTAGSGSATETAFLDPAFVAQATALPGVARATTQRTLNVSLSATQPPVALISRPLRDPQSGNLNLPLVGDVRAVPAGHIAIYVSEAMVDLYGAQLGQPFPVLQPAFVSSKAVAQAETAGVAPFFVAGIWRDYARQTGAITLDQADFARLSQDTRVNDMAFWLDDGTDAGALQARMRALADQLAGTPAGEAGELLEFSSAREIRTISLKIFDRSFAVTYWLQAVAIGIGLFGVAASFSAQVLARRKEFGLLVHLGLTRQQILRVVALEGAAWTSMGALAGVTLGLAVAVVLVHVVNPQSFHWTMELALPWARLAALAGAVVLAGTATAWLAGRAAAGRDAVMAVKEDW, from the coding sequence ATGCAACTGACCCACCGGACCCCACTTTGGCCCTTGCTTCGCACTTTCTCGTGGCAAGAGCTGCGCCACCACCCGTGGCGCAATGCAGCGGCGGTGATGTCGGTGATGCTGGGGGTGGCGCTGGCGTTTTCGGTGCACCTGATCAATGCCTCCGCGCTGGATGAGTTCTCGCAAGCGGTGCGCTCAGTGGGCGGGCAGCCCGACCTGGAGCTGCGCCCGGCCAACCCCCAGCAAGGTGTGCCGCTGGATCTGTGGGGCCGCTTACAACAGGACCCGGATATTGCGCTGGCCTCCCCGGTCCTGGAGCTCAGCACCTACGCCCTGCCCGCCGATGCCGGCGGTAAACGGGTGTTGCTGCGGGTGGTGGGCATCGACACCCTGCAAGTGGCAGCGGTGGCCCCGGATTTGCTGCCCCGGCCACTGACGCCACTGCCAAGTGACGACACAACCAATGCGGACGGCGCTGCCCCGGATCGGCTCGCTTTTTTTGCGCCCGACACCGTGTTTTTGAACCCAATGGCACGCCAACAGTTGCAGGGCAACACATTGCGCTTGCAAGTGGGCCTGCAACTACGCACCGTGCGGGTGGCCGGCAGTGTGGCTGCCGGGGGCGGCCCCTTGGCGGTGATGGACATTGCCGCGGTGCAAGACTTGTTTGGGGTGGGTGAGCGCATCAGCCGCCTCGACCTGAGGCTGCGCGCCGGAGCCAACCGCCAGGCGGTGCAACAGCGCCTGCAAAGCGCTGCAGATTGGCCGCAGGGCCTGAGCCTGCGCGAGCCAGGCGACGCGGTGAGCCGCATCAGCAACCTGTCGCGCGCCTACCGGGTGAACCTGACGGTGCTGGCCCTGGTGGCGCTGTTCACCGGTGGCTTTTTGGTCTATTCGGTGTTGGCTCTCAGCGTGAGCCGGCGCTCACAGCAATTTGCCCTGCTGGCGGTGCTGGGCCTCACGGGCGCACAGCGGCTGCGCTTGGTGGTGCTGGAGGCTGCCGCAATGGGAATATTGGGTAGCGCCTTGGGTCTGGCACTGGGCACTGGCTTGGCGGCTTTGGCCTTGCGGCTGCTGGGGGGCGACCTGGGTGGCGGTTACTTCAGCGGTGCAGCACCTGCGCTGCAGTGGAGCCCGGTGGCCGCGGTGATTTTTGGCGCCCTCTGTACCGCTGCGGCACTCCTGGGGGCTTGGGGCCCGGCCCGGTTGGCCCAACAACTCCCCCCCGCCCAAACCCTTAAGGGCCTGGGCCATGCGCACACCCGTAGCCACGCCACCCGCTGGGGCCTGGCCCTCATGGGCGCAGGCGGCGTATTGGCGCTGCTGCCTCCGGTGTGGGACATGCCGCTGGCCGCTTACCTGAGTGTGGCAGCCCTGCTGCTGGGCGGCATCTTGAGCCTGCCGGCCGCCGTGGGCTTGGTGCTGGACCGCATCGCGCCCCTGTTTGCGCGCCACTTGCTGCCCTTGCTGGCGGTCGAGCGCGCCCGGCGGGTGCGGGAGAGTGCAGCGGTCGCCGTGAGTGGCGTGGTCGCCGCGCTGAGCCTGGCGGTGGCGCTCACGGTGATGGTGGCGAGCTTTCGCGGCTCGGTGACGGATTGGCTGGACCAGGTACTGCCCGCCGACCTATACGTGCGCACCGCCGGCAGCGGCAGCGCCACAGAAACCGCTTTTCTGGACCCGGCCTTTGTGGCACAAGCCACCGCCCTGCCCGGCGTGGCCCGCGCCACCACCCAACGCACGCTAAACGTGTCGCTCAGTGCCACACAGCCACCTGTCGCCCTGATCTCGCGCCCTTTGCGGGACCCGCAAAGCGGCAACCTGAATCTGCCGCTGGTGGGCGATGTGCGTGCAGTGCCGGCCGGTCACATTGCGATCTATGTGAGTGAGGCCATGGTGGACCTGTATGGCGCGCAGTTGGGGCAACCGTTTCCGGTCCTGCAGCCCGCCTTCGTATCAAGTAAGGCTGTAGCCCAAGCAGAAACTGCGGGAGTAGCTCCTTTTTTTGTAGCAGGCATTTGGCGGGACTATGCCCGCCAAACCGGGGCGATCACCCTCGATCAGGCAGACTTTGCCCGCCTGAGCCAAGACACACGGGTCAACGACATGGCGTTCTGGCTCGACGATGGCACCGATGCCGGCGCACTGCAGGCCCGCATGCGTGCGCTGGCCGACCAGCTGGCCGGCACGCCGGCTGGCGAGGCCGGTGAATTGCTGGAGTTCAGCTCCGCCCGCGAGATACGGACCATCAGTTTGAAGATTTTTGACCGCAGTTTTGCGGTGACTTATTGGCTGCAGGCCGTGGCCATCGGCATCGGTTTGTTCGGGGTGGCTGCCAGCTTCAGTGCGCAGGTGCTGGCGCGGCGCAAGGAGTTCGGGCTGCTGGTGCACCTGGGGCTGACACGGCAGCAAATATTGCGGGTGGTGGCCTTGGAGGGCGCCGCCTGGACCAGCATGGGAGCGCTGGCGGGGGTGACGCTGGGCCTGGCAGTCGCGGTAGTGTTGGTGCACGTGGTCAACCCGCAGAGCTTTCACTGGACCATGGAGCTGGCCCTGCCTTGGGCGCGGCTGGCGGCCCTGGCTGGGGCCGTCGTGCTGGCCGGCACCGCCACCGCCTGGCTGGCCGGGCGGGCGGCGGCGGGGCGGGATGCCGTGATGGCCGTCAAAGAGGACTGGTAA